In the Paludisphaera rhizosphaerae genome, one interval contains:
- the mutS gene encoding DNA mismatch repair protein MutS, protein MAESAPTPMMQQYREMKARDPDALLLFRMGDFYEMFGDDAVRASALLGIAVTTRDKDKGDQAMPMAGFPHQALETYLAKIVQAGQRAAVCEQVEDAKQAKGLVRRDIVRVVTPGTLTDEALLDPRTANFLAAVVESGSKMGLAWVELSTGRFSLTSLLRTELADELARLNPAETIASELAVDTPWLRALRAQPNHPVTIRPSWDFQVEQARKTLFDQFGVATVEGFGIDDRSPEIQAAGALVAYLRDTQKSSLGHIARLTPYRRADVLALDETTRRSLELTRTLREGKREGSLLQVIDRTSTPMGARLLSEYITSPLTSPALIDERLSAVDELFQDSALRGDLRHALGEAYDLERLAARAATGRATPRDLVALARTLALLPKVKARLSARRSKRLTELEAALELCPEVRSAIESALVEDPPLAIKEGGLIRQGFHEELDRLRSASKDGKSWIVRYQSEQIRRTGIPGLKVGFNNVFGYYIEISHAQSQRGEIPSEYIRKQTVKNAERYYTPELKEFESEVRNADERANALEYELFIALRDRVSADAPRLIQAGAALAQVDVLTALAELAARQGYCRPEVVAEPVFEVEAGRHPVLDAILPRGEFVPNDTSLSPEDGNLLLITGPNMAGKSTYIRQVALMAILAQIGSFVPAKRARIGVVDRLFARVGATDELSRGQSTFMVEMTETANILNNATPQSLVILDEIGRGTSTFDGVSLAWAIAEHLHDVVGCRALFATHYHELVELEKTKSRLRNANVAVAESQGEIVFLHRIAPGGADQSYGIHVARLAGVPTPVLDRAREILAFLEKQHGPDPGLPDAPGPIKRKVKSGRSLQGSLFSALPEPLLEELRKVDPAGISSEEALTLVRRLRELAG, encoded by the coding sequence ATGGCCGAATCTGCGCCCACCCCGATGATGCAGCAGTACCGGGAGATGAAGGCGCGCGATCCTGACGCCCTTCTGCTCTTCCGGATGGGCGACTTCTACGAGATGTTCGGCGACGACGCCGTTCGCGCCTCGGCCCTGCTCGGGATCGCAGTCACGACGCGGGACAAGGACAAGGGAGACCAGGCCATGCCCATGGCCGGTTTCCCCCACCAGGCGCTCGAAACGTACCTGGCCAAGATCGTCCAGGCGGGTCAGCGGGCCGCTGTCTGCGAGCAGGTTGAGGACGCCAAGCAGGCCAAGGGGTTGGTCCGTCGCGACATCGTCCGCGTCGTCACGCCGGGGACGCTCACGGACGAGGCCCTCCTCGACCCTCGGACGGCCAATTTCCTGGCGGCCGTGGTTGAATCCGGCTCGAAGATGGGCCTCGCCTGGGTGGAACTCTCGACCGGCCGATTCTCGCTCACGAGCCTCCTCCGCACCGAGCTGGCCGACGAACTGGCCCGGCTCAATCCGGCCGAGACGATCGCCTCGGAACTGGCCGTCGACACTCCCTGGCTCCGAGCGCTGAGGGCCCAGCCAAACCATCCGGTAACGATCCGGCCCTCGTGGGACTTCCAGGTCGAACAGGCTCGCAAAACGCTCTTCGACCAGTTTGGCGTGGCCACCGTCGAAGGCTTCGGAATCGACGACCGGAGCCCGGAGATCCAGGCCGCCGGCGCGTTGGTGGCCTATCTCCGCGATACTCAGAAATCGTCGCTCGGCCACATCGCCCGTCTGACTCCCTACCGCCGGGCCGACGTGCTGGCCCTCGACGAGACCACGCGCCGAAGCCTGGAATTGACCCGAACGCTTCGCGAGGGGAAACGTGAGGGATCACTCCTCCAGGTGATCGACCGCACGTCGACGCCGATGGGCGCGCGGCTCCTCTCCGAGTACATCACCTCGCCGTTGACCTCCCCTGCTCTGATCGATGAGCGGCTGTCGGCCGTGGATGAGCTGTTCCAGGACTCAGCGCTCCGCGGCGACCTCCGCCACGCGCTGGGCGAAGCGTACGACCTTGAGCGTCTTGCGGCCCGCGCTGCGACCGGTCGGGCCACTCCTCGGGATCTCGTCGCCCTGGCCCGGACGCTCGCTTTGCTTCCGAAGGTCAAGGCGAGGCTCTCGGCGCGGCGTTCGAAGCGGCTGACCGAGCTGGAGGCGGCCCTCGAACTTTGTCCCGAGGTCCGTTCGGCCATCGAATCGGCCCTCGTTGAGGATCCTCCGCTAGCGATCAAGGAAGGCGGATTGATCCGTCAGGGGTTTCATGAGGAGCTGGACCGCCTGCGGTCGGCGTCGAAGGACGGCAAGTCGTGGATCGTCCGGTATCAGTCCGAGCAGATCCGCCGAACGGGGATCCCCGGGCTGAAGGTCGGTTTTAACAACGTCTTCGGCTACTACATCGAGATCTCTCACGCCCAGTCCCAGCGCGGGGAGATCCCGTCCGAGTACATCCGGAAGCAGACCGTCAAGAACGCCGAGCGTTACTACACGCCCGAGTTGAAGGAATTCGAGAGCGAGGTCCGCAACGCCGACGAACGCGCCAACGCGCTGGAATATGAACTCTTCATCGCCCTCCGCGATCGAGTTTCCGCCGACGCCCCCCGGTTGATTCAAGCGGGTGCGGCTCTGGCCCAGGTGGACGTCCTGACTGCACTCGCGGAGCTGGCCGCGAGGCAGGGCTACTGCCGTCCTGAAGTCGTCGCGGAGCCCGTTTTCGAGGTCGAGGCCGGCCGTCACCCTGTCCTGGACGCGATCCTCCCCCGCGGCGAGTTCGTCCCAAACGACACGAGCCTGAGCCCCGAGGATGGGAACCTGCTTCTCATCACCGGCCCCAACATGGCTGGCAAGAGCACCTACATCCGCCAGGTGGCGTTGATGGCGATCCTGGCCCAGATCGGCTCCTTCGTGCCGGCGAAGCGGGCGCGGATCGGCGTGGTCGACCGGCTGTTCGCCCGGGTCGGCGCCACCGACGAGCTTTCGCGCGGGCAGAGCACGTTCATGGTCGAGATGACCGAGACGGCCAACATCCTGAACAATGCAACGCCTCAAAGCCTGGTCATTCTCGACGAGATCGGTCGCGGCACCAGCACCTTCGACGGCGTCTCGCTTGCGTGGGCGATCGCCGAGCACCTGCACGACGTCGTCGGCTGTCGGGCGCTCTTCGCCACGCACTATCACGAGCTTGTCGAACTGGAGAAGACCAAGTCGAGGCTTCGCAACGCCAACGTCGCCGTCGCCGAGAGCCAGGGGGAGATCGTCTTCCTCCACCGGATCGCCCCCGGCGGGGCCGACCAGAGCTACGGCATCCACGTCGCGAGGCTGGCCGGCGTTCCGACCCCGGTTCTCGATCGGGCCCGCGAGATCCTGGCGTTCCTGGAGAAGCAGCACGGTCCCGATCCCGGCCTGCCCGATGCGCCGGGGCCGATCAAGCGGAAGGTCAAGTCCGGACGCTCGCTGCAGGGGAGCCTGTTCTCCGCCTTGCCGGAGCCCCTGCTTGAAGAGCTTCGAAAGGTCGACCCTGCGGGGATCTCTTCCGAGGAGGCTCTGACCCTCGTGCGTCGCCTCCGCGAACTGGCGGGCTGA
- a CDS encoding DUF1624 domain-containing protein → MIEQTPSTEIRPESHRLEGVDLLRGLVMVLMALDHTRDYFQDGSIDPTNLTQTTPALFITRWITHLCAPTFALLAGVGVRLASDRGRDHWAMFRYLVTRGLWLILLEQTVVKLGLFFRPNPSLLLGLVFWSLGGSFVILGVLLALRAPAWFDGLLGLAIVVGHNALDALSPGVGGVLRPAVSFLFRPGVVGLPGGVTLLVGYPVLPWFGVVALGYWLGGTYRMGARSRRLLMTTLGLASIALFVVLRVSRSYGDPSTWQSGGDAITSTLSFLNCTKYPPSLQFLLMTLGPTLLLLAAFDGGIGRVGEPLLTFGRVPLFFYLSQWYVAHGLALAAAWIQGQPTAWLFVESLPVKPPLGCVYGLPAVYAWWGLVVLLLYGPCLWFAAFKRRHRDWTWLGYL, encoded by the coding sequence GTGATCGAGCAGACGCCGTCAACCGAGATCCGCCCCGAGTCGCATCGCCTCGAAGGCGTGGATCTGCTTCGCGGGCTGGTGATGGTGCTGATGGCCCTCGATCACACGCGGGACTACTTCCAGGACGGCTCAATCGACCCGACCAACCTCACGCAGACGACTCCCGCGCTGTTCATAACGCGGTGGATCACGCATCTCTGCGCGCCGACGTTCGCTCTGCTGGCCGGTGTGGGAGTACGGCTTGCGTCGGACCGGGGACGAGACCACTGGGCGATGTTCCGTTACCTGGTCACGCGAGGCCTATGGCTCATCCTTTTGGAGCAGACGGTCGTCAAGCTCGGCCTCTTCTTTCGGCCGAATCCCTCGCTCCTGTTGGGGCTGGTCTTTTGGTCGCTCGGCGGGTCGTTCGTGATCCTGGGAGTGCTTCTCGCGTTACGCGCTCCGGCGTGGTTCGACGGCCTGCTCGGGCTCGCGATCGTCGTCGGCCATAACGCCCTGGATGCGCTGTCGCCGGGCGTTGGCGGTGTCTTGCGTCCGGCGGTGAGCTTTCTGTTCCGACCAGGCGTCGTCGGCCTGCCAGGGGGAGTGACCCTGTTGGTGGGCTATCCCGTGCTTCCCTGGTTCGGCGTGGTGGCTCTCGGCTACTGGTTGGGCGGCACCTATCGAATGGGGGCGCGTTCCAGACGCCTGCTCATGACGACCCTCGGCCTGGCGTCGATTGCCTTGTTCGTCGTTCTGCGGGTGAGTCGCTCGTATGGCGATCCCTCGACCTGGCAATCGGGAGGCGATGCGATCACCTCTACCCTGTCATTTCTGAACTGCACGAAGTACCCGCCTTCCTTGCAGTTTCTCTTGATGACTCTCGGGCCAACCCTGCTGTTGCTCGCGGCCTTTGACGGTGGGATCGGCAGGGTAGGAGAGCCGTTGCTCACGTTCGGCCGGGTGCCGTTGTTCTTCTACCTGTCGCAGTGGTACGTCGCGCATGGACTGGCCCTGGCGGCGGCGTGGATTCAGGGGCAACCAACCGCCTGGCTTTTCGTGGAATCCCTCCCGGTCAAACCTCCTCTCGGCTGCGTCTACGGCCTGCCGGCGGTTTACGCCTGGTGGGGGCTGGTGGTCTTGTTGCTGTACGGCCCCTGCTTGTGGTTCGCCGCGTTCAAACGGCGGCATCGCGATTGGACGTGGCTCGGATACCTGTGA
- a CDS encoding STAS domain-containing protein: MSQGPRRLLRLESVDKVTVVSFVDNKIVTEEQIQEVGEQLYSLVEDEGHKSLLLNFGNVQYLSSAALGKLINLKKKVSAVKGKLKLCCIHPDLLEVFRITRLDQVFEIYPEEQTALDKF, from the coding sequence ATGTCGCAAGGCCCTCGCCGTCTCCTCCGCCTGGAATCCGTCGACAAGGTGACCGTCGTCAGCTTCGTCGACAACAAGATCGTCACGGAAGAGCAGATCCAGGAGGTTGGCGAGCAGCTCTACAGCCTCGTCGAGGACGAAGGCCACAAGAGCCTGCTGCTGAACTTTGGCAACGTGCAGTATCTCTCCAGCGCCGCACTGGGCAAGCTGATCAACCTCAAAAAGAAGGTTTCGGCCGTCAAGGGAAAGCTCAAGCTCTGCTGCATCCACCCGGATCTGCTTGAGGTCTTCCGGATCACCCGCCTGGATCAGGTCTTCGAGATCTACCCCGAGGAGCAGACGGCCCTCGACAAGTTCTGA
- the ppk1 gene encoding polyphosphate kinase 1, whose product MGKTKNALEAEKASPAAPPAVVVDASLFINRELSWLEFNERVLEEARDRSNPLLDRVKFLAICSSNLDEFFEVRVAGLQAQLYESLEPQDPPPDGMGPQAQLQEIAKRAHDFVARLYDVWLHEVRPELEGYGIRICSPEELTDTQNAFLDDYFQNQVYPVLTPLAIDPAHPFPHVHNKSLNLLLRIEPLNQHGRNLYAVLQVPSVISRLVPLPDEPDGGKRFVLLEDVIGPRLDALFGGYRTVERVAFRATRNSDLSIQENEVKSSLLSTIEETLRQRKWGAPVRLEISERADNEFLAQLLAGSALELEERDVYKVPGPVDLTVLNGLYKLEGFRDLREPPYEPKMPPAFTGRHSVFRAIRDQDFLVHHPYESFGTVVQLIEQASEDPNVLAIKMTLYRTADSNPIITALARAAENGKQVTALVELQARLDEENNIDKARMLQKAGVHVVYGIVGLKTHCKAALVVRREHDGIRRYIHLGTGNYNHTTARLYTDLSYFTCRPEIGEDASALFNLLTGYSQGHNWKRLVVAPMDLADRLSVLIRREADHARAGVPARIIAKMNSLVDPRIIASLYEASQAGVKIDLIVRGICCLRPGVPGFSENIKVRSVVDKFLEHSRITYFANAEQPEVFLSSADWMPRNFRRRVELMFPIESPALKARIVDEILAITLTDNVKARELQADGTYRRVKPKAGAPVVRCQLEFQKLADEHASTIPMTPVVLTEGDHPDR is encoded by the coding sequence GTGGGAAAGACGAAGAACGCCTTAGAGGCAGAGAAGGCGTCACCGGCCGCCCCCCCGGCGGTCGTGGTCGACGCGAGCCTGTTCATCAACCGCGAGCTGAGCTGGCTGGAGTTCAACGAGCGCGTCCTCGAAGAGGCCCGCGATCGCTCCAACCCGCTGCTCGACCGCGTCAAGTTCCTCGCCATCTGCTCCTCGAACCTCGACGAGTTCTTCGAGGTCCGCGTCGCCGGTCTCCAGGCCCAGCTTTACGAGAGCCTTGAGCCCCAGGATCCGCCTCCGGACGGCATGGGACCGCAGGCCCAACTGCAGGAAATCGCCAAACGCGCTCATGACTTCGTGGCGCGGCTGTACGACGTCTGGCTCCATGAAGTCCGCCCGGAGCTGGAAGGGTACGGCATTCGGATCTGCTCCCCTGAGGAGTTGACCGACACCCAGAACGCCTTCCTGGACGACTACTTCCAAAACCAGGTCTATCCCGTCCTCACGCCGCTGGCGATCGACCCGGCCCACCCGTTCCCCCACGTCCACAACAAGAGCCTCAACCTGCTCCTGCGGATCGAGCCTCTGAACCAGCACGGCAGAAACCTCTACGCCGTGCTTCAGGTACCGTCGGTCATCAGCCGACTCGTCCCGCTCCCGGACGAACCCGACGGCGGCAAGCGGTTCGTCCTCCTCGAGGACGTGATCGGCCCTCGGCTCGACGCCCTCTTCGGCGGCTATCGGACCGTGGAGCGCGTCGCCTTCCGGGCCACCCGCAACAGCGACCTCTCGATCCAGGAGAACGAGGTCAAGAGCAGCCTTCTGTCGACGATCGAAGAAACGCTGCGCCAGCGGAAGTGGGGGGCCCCGGTCCGTCTGGAGATCTCCGAACGGGCCGACAACGAATTCCTCGCTCAGCTCCTGGCCGGCTCGGCTCTGGAGCTTGAAGAGCGCGACGTTTACAAGGTGCCGGGGCCGGTGGATCTCACCGTCCTCAACGGCCTGTACAAGCTGGAAGGGTTCCGCGACCTTCGGGAGCCCCCCTACGAGCCCAAGATGCCGCCGGCCTTCACGGGAAGGCACAGCGTCTTCCGGGCGATCCGCGATCAGGACTTCCTCGTCCATCACCCTTACGAATCATTCGGCACCGTCGTCCAGCTCATCGAGCAGGCCAGCGAGGACCCCAACGTCCTGGCCATCAAGATGACCCTCTATCGGACGGCCGACTCCAACCCGATCATCACCGCCCTCGCCCGCGCCGCGGAGAACGGCAAGCAGGTCACGGCTCTCGTCGAACTCCAGGCGAGGCTCGACGAGGAAAACAACATCGACAAGGCCCGGATGCTCCAGAAGGCGGGCGTCCACGTCGTCTACGGCATCGTCGGACTGAAAACGCACTGCAAGGCCGCGCTGGTGGTCCGCCGCGAGCACGACGGCATCCGACGCTATATCCACCTTGGGACCGGCAACTACAACCATACGACGGCCCGGCTCTACACCGACCTCAGCTACTTCACCTGCCGACCTGAGATCGGCGAAGACGCCAGCGCGCTCTTCAACTTGCTGACAGGTTACTCACAGGGCCACAACTGGAAGCGGCTGGTCGTCGCGCCGATGGATCTCGCCGATCGGCTCTCCGTCCTGATCCGGCGCGAGGCCGATCACGCCCGGGCCGGCGTGCCCGCGCGGATCATCGCCAAGATGAACTCGCTGGTCGACCCTCGGATCATCGCCTCGCTCTACGAGGCTTCCCAGGCCGGCGTGAAAATCGACCTGATCGTCAGGGGCATCTGCTGTCTCCGGCCGGGCGTTCCGGGGTTCTCCGAGAACATCAAGGTTCGCAGCGTCGTCGACAAATTCCTGGAACACTCGCGAATCACCTACTTCGCCAACGCCGAACAGCCCGAGGTCTTCCTCTCGTCGGCGGACTGGATGCCCCGGAACTTCCGACGCCGGGTCGAATTGATGTTCCCGATCGAGTCCCCCGCGCTGAAAGCTCGAATCGTCGATGAGATCCTGGCCATCACGCTGACCGACAACGTGAAGGCCCGCGAGCTTCAGGCGGACGGAACCTATCGCCGCGTCAAACCGAAGGCTGGCGCGCCGGTCGTCCGCTGCCAGCTCGAATTCCAGAAGCTGGCCGACGAACACGCGTCGACGATCCCGATGACCCCCGTCGTCCTCACGGAAGGCGACCACCCCGACCGCTAG
- a CDS encoding glycosyltransferase 87 family protein, giving the protein MIGIGWRRAGLIVACYGAAAFAWFLFSTRLGPSLVASGYDAAEATAWGRLVTFYASGLARDATLAKWEMVRPAVVAALAIHALLLFTVIQWTRNAEPSTTSPEGWCGRAATIAVLLASFVLLVLTALFGSIQDYTLFRDIWREVLRGHDPWFMVPGGPRDVYPLNAYGPFFNVLAVPTIWHPLGPKLLFAAAYCFFVAHLLLVVGRRTLPSWVRLAAALWFFSPYPVVELALMGHFDVLVALLAIAAIEARARDRWRASAGWLASAVLLKYYPGVLAPFLALDRGRVRWRYLAASGGLSLAGLGIAWLIWGNSVGRPLWLAVERQSMFLSIFRFLRGPYSPVGHETLVFTTDEYATPLMLFALYQAWQWSRRNEVSPRAACTLAAATTLALYKVGFPQYYMLLFLAAADWFVREYATIRRRLPLAAAYLGLFSWIGWFDQLIVRRDPAPLDDWVGVPTFILMVSLIAATIVETRKAD; this is encoded by the coding sequence ATGATCGGGATTGGATGGCGACGTGCGGGTCTAATCGTGGCCTGCTACGGAGCGGCTGCGTTCGCCTGGTTTCTTTTTTCCACCCGGCTCGGCCCCTCGCTCGTCGCATCGGGATACGACGCCGCCGAAGCGACGGCCTGGGGACGGCTGGTGACGTTCTACGCGAGCGGCCTCGCTCGCGACGCCACCCTCGCCAAGTGGGAGATGGTCCGACCGGCGGTCGTCGCCGCCCTGGCGATCCACGCCTTGCTTCTGTTCACCGTCATCCAGTGGACCCGAAACGCCGAGCCCTCGACGACGTCCCCTGAGGGATGGTGCGGTCGGGCGGCGACGATCGCCGTTCTCCTCGCGAGTTTCGTCCTACTGGTCCTGACGGCGCTCTTCGGCTCGATTCAAGACTACACCCTGTTTCGGGACATCTGGCGCGAGGTGCTTCGCGGCCACGACCCCTGGTTCATGGTTCCGGGAGGTCCTCGCGACGTTTATCCGCTCAACGCCTACGGCCCCTTCTTTAACGTCTTAGCGGTCCCCACGATCTGGCATCCGCTGGGGCCGAAGCTGCTCTTCGCGGCGGCCTACTGCTTCTTCGTCGCCCACCTCTTGCTCGTGGTCGGGAGGCGAACCCTGCCCTCCTGGGTGCGACTGGCGGCGGCCCTTTGGTTCTTCTCGCCCTATCCGGTGGTCGAACTCGCCCTGATGGGGCACTTCGACGTGCTGGTGGCTCTGCTCGCGATTGCGGCGATCGAGGCTCGCGCCCGCGACCGATGGCGGGCGAGCGCCGGCTGGCTGGCCTCGGCCGTGCTGTTGAAATACTACCCGGGAGTCCTCGCTCCCTTCCTGGCTCTGGACCGAGGGCGAGTCCGTTGGCGTTATCTCGCGGCGTCCGGCGGTCTTTCCCTGGCTGGGCTGGGGATCGCCTGGCTGATCTGGGGGAACTCGGTGGGTCGACCGCTCTGGCTGGCGGTCGAGCGCCAGTCGATGTTCCTCTCGATCTTCCGCTTCCTTCGCGGCCCGTATTCACCCGTCGGTCATGAGACGCTCGTCTTCACAACCGACGAGTACGCCACACCGCTGATGTTGTTCGCCCTTTACCAGGCCTGGCAGTGGTCGAGGCGCAACGAGGTCTCTCCCAGAGCCGCGTGCACCTTGGCGGCGGCGACGACTCTGGCTTTGTACAAGGTGGGCTTTCCCCAGTACTACATGCTTCTCTTCCTGGCGGCAGCCGACTGGTTCGTCCGCGAGTACGCGACGATTCGCCGCCGCCTTCCGCTCGCCGCGGCTTATCTGGGACTCTTCAGCTGGATCGGCTGGTTCGATCAGTTGATCGTCCGGCGCGATCCGGCTCCGCTCGATGATTGGGTCGGCGTTCCAACGTTCATCCTGATGGTCTCGTTGATCGCCGCGACGATCGTGGAGACTCGAAAGGCGGACTAG
- a CDS encoding RNA polymerase sigma factor: MDIGSNEREGRQLPGVGKVGPVVAMLETREEETQGWIEVAALVRKAQAGDRDAFGRLVEQFEPTVRAIALRRLGNVGEALELTQEVFLHVMRRLSQLREPERFAGWLRQVAVRMAINHVTRRPTPFTVEAVVLEGAFEPSEQPIEAMITRERAERLWQALGRLKDLDRETLVAFYIRDLSLIEMAEELDVPLGTIKRRLHTARKRLRAELEATAPDDEWTEGLPFDREDEDEEALDCVGAGASRGW, from the coding sequence ATGGACATCGGGTCGAACGAGCGAGAAGGCCGGCAGCTCCCCGGAGTGGGGAAGGTGGGTCCCGTGGTCGCCATGCTGGAGACGCGAGAGGAAGAAACTCAGGGGTGGATCGAAGTCGCGGCCCTGGTCCGGAAGGCTCAGGCCGGAGACCGCGACGCTTTCGGCCGCCTGGTCGAGCAGTTCGAGCCCACGGTGCGGGCGATCGCCCTCCGTCGGCTGGGAAACGTCGGCGAGGCGCTGGAGCTGACGCAGGAAGTCTTCCTGCACGTCATGCGGCGGCTCAGCCAGCTCCGCGAGCCCGAGCGGTTCGCCGGCTGGCTGCGGCAGGTCGCCGTCCGGATGGCGATCAACCACGTCACCCGTCGGCCGACCCCGTTCACCGTCGAGGCCGTCGTGCTGGAGGGGGCCTTCGAGCCCTCCGAGCAGCCGATCGAAGCAATGATCACCCGCGAACGCGCCGAGCGGCTGTGGCAGGCGCTGGGCCGGCTCAAGGATCTGGACCGCGAGACCCTCGTCGCCTTCTACATCCGCGACCTGTCGCTGATCGAGATGGCCGAGGAGTTGGACGTCCCCCTGGGCACCATCAAGCGCCGGCTGCACACCGCCCGTAAGCGGCTCCGCGCCGAGTTGGAGGCGACCGCTCCCGACGACGAGTGGACCGAAGGTCTCCCCTTCGACCGCGAGGACGAGGATGAGGAAGCCCTGGACTGCGTCGGAGCCGGCGCTTCCCGCGGGTGGTGA
- a CDS encoding deoxyribonuclease IV, with protein sequence MPRKNSSTSPKSPAPLKLGAHMSIAGGYDRAVRAAHAVGFETVQLFTKNNNQWKGPPITDEQVTAFRTALEETGIVDPVSHASYLINLASPDDALWMKSIDAMVVEVERCARLGIADLVMHPGAHVGSGEEAGLKRVAQALDRVAERTAGLAVTIDLETTAGQGTCLGHRFEHLQTILELASDRPRLGVCVDTCHIFAAGYSLAGRGMYDDTLDALDRTVGLRQVRVWHLNDSVRGLASRVDRHAGIGAGMIGLEPFRFVLNDPRFRGLPMILETPKGIEDGEELDARNRRILRGLLDS encoded by the coding sequence ATGCCCCGAAAAAACTCGTCGACGAGCCCCAAGTCCCCGGCCCCCCTCAAGTTGGGAGCGCACATGTCGATCGCCGGGGGTTACGACCGGGCGGTCCGCGCCGCGCACGCCGTCGGATTCGAGACAGTCCAGCTATTCACGAAAAACAACAACCAGTGGAAAGGTCCGCCGATCACCGACGAGCAGGTCACCGCCTTTCGCACCGCGCTGGAGGAGACGGGAATCGTCGATCCGGTGTCGCACGCCTCCTATCTCATCAACCTCGCGAGCCCCGATGACGCGCTCTGGATGAAATCGATCGACGCGATGGTGGTGGAGGTTGAGCGCTGCGCCCGACTCGGCATCGCCGACCTCGTCATGCACCCAGGCGCTCACGTGGGATCCGGGGAGGAGGCCGGCCTGAAGCGAGTCGCGCAGGCCCTCGATCGAGTGGCCGAGCGGACGGCGGGGCTCGCGGTGACCATCGACCTGGAAACGACGGCGGGCCAGGGGACCTGCCTGGGCCACCGTTTCGAGCATCTCCAAACGATTCTTGAGCTTGCGTCCGATCGGCCGCGCCTGGGCGTTTGCGTTGACACCTGTCATATTTTCGCGGCGGGCTATTCCCTCGCCGGGCGGGGAATGTACGATGACACCCTCGACGCGCTCGACCGGACTGTGGGCCTGCGGCAGGTCCGGGTCTGGCACCTCAACGACAGCGTCCGGGGCCTCGCCAGCCGGGTCGACCGCCACGCCGGCATCGGGGCGGGGATGATCGGCCTGGAGCCCTTCCGCTTCGTCTTGAACGACCCGCGGTTCCGGGGTCTGCCGATGATCCTGGAAACCCCCAAGGGAATTGAGGACGGTGAGGAGCTGGACGCGCGGAACCGGCGGATCCTGCGCGGTCTGCTGGACTCTTGA
- a CDS encoding 30S ribosomal protein S1, translating into MPDESNASITPGTAPKAGPDAPAPLSRESRNAAIDQAMEQAMGAAKPHAAEGPLKRQWDDELEAELEAALTGFDPHTFDVAPGRRPREQRLPADGRDRGQEGRQGPRKGKVIGVRGKSLFIDLGGKSEGVVPLDQFEGEIPAAGAELEVVVDHFDRSEGIVHLRLKGAAVEADWSNLREGVIVEARVTKTVKGGVEVDVDGIRGFMPISQIDLNRVEDGSDYVNQKLKAIVTEANPREKNLVISRKALLEQERAELRVKTWATLEEGQTREGVVRSVKPFGAFVDVGGVDGLLPIGEMSWIRVAKVEDLIRPGDKVQVKILRIDREAQKLTFGLKQLQKNPWDDAERNYPRGTMVKGKVSKLMEFGAFVELEPGVDGLIHVSELSPTRVRRIADVVQPGQEVEVRVLKVDADDRRISLSLLPLAKDQVPEEDEEEDATPPPPKPERKVPLKGGLGDRDPLFPKLGS; encoded by the coding sequence ATGCCCGACGAATCGAACGCCTCGATCACCCCCGGCACGGCTCCCAAGGCCGGCCCTGACGCCCCCGCCCCGCTCTCCCGGGAATCGCGCAACGCGGCCATCGACCAGGCGATGGAGCAAGCCATGGGGGCCGCGAAGCCCCACGCGGCGGAGGGCCCTCTCAAGCGGCAATGGGACGACGAGCTGGAGGCGGAACTGGAGGCCGCGCTCACCGGCTTCGACCCCCACACGTTCGACGTCGCCCCCGGGCGTCGGCCCCGCGAGCAAAGGCTGCCTGCCGACGGCCGCGACCGTGGCCAGGAAGGCCGTCAGGGCCCGCGCAAGGGGAAGGTGATCGGAGTCCGCGGCAAGAGCCTGTTCATCGACCTTGGCGGTAAGAGCGAAGGCGTCGTCCCGCTCGACCAGTTCGAGGGGGAGATTCCCGCCGCCGGCGCTGAGCTCGAGGTCGTCGTCGACCACTTCGACCGCTCCGAGGGGATCGTCCACCTGCGCCTCAAGGGGGCTGCGGTCGAGGCCGATTGGAGCAACCTCCGCGAGGGCGTGATCGTCGAGGCCCGTGTGACGAAGACCGTCAAGGGGGGCGTCGAGGTCGACGTCGACGGCATTCGCGGCTTCATGCCGATCAGCCAGATCGACCTCAACCGCGTCGAGGACGGCTCCGACTACGTCAACCAGAAGCTCAAGGCGATCGTCACCGAGGCCAACCCGCGCGAGAAGAACCTGGTGATCTCGCGCAAGGCCCTGCTTGAGCAGGAACGGGCCGAGCTTCGCGTCAAGACCTGGGCGACCCTGGAAGAAGGCCAGACCCGCGAGGGCGTGGTCCGCTCGGTCAAGCCCTTCGGCGCCTTCGTGGACGTCGGCGGCGTCGACGGCCTGCTGCCCATCGGCGAGATGAGCTGGATCCGCGTCGCCAAGGTCGAGGACCTCATCCGGCCCGGCGACAAGGTGCAGGTCAAAATCCTCCGGATCGACCGCGAGGCCCAGAAACTCACGTTCGGCCTCAAGCAGCTTCAGAAGAACCCGTGGGACGATGCTGAGCGCAACTATCCCCGGGGGACGATGGTGAAAGGGAAGGTCTCCAAGCTCATGGAGTTCGGCGCGTTCGTCGAACTGGAGCCGGGGGTCGATGGGCTGATCCACGTTTCCGAACTCTCCCCCACCCGGGTTCGTAGAATAGCTGACGTCGTGCAACCCGGTCAGGAGGTGGAGGTCCGCGTTCTCAAGGTGGACGCCGACGACCGTCGCATCAGCCTCTCGCTGTTGCCCCTGGCGAAGGATCAGGTTCCCGAAGAGGATGAAGAGGAAGACGCGACGCCTCCGCCGCCCAAACCCGAGCGTAAAGTTCCTCTGAAAGGCGGCCTCGGCGATCGAGACCCGTTGTTCCCGAAGCTGGGCTCGTGA